The following proteins are encoded in a genomic region of Deltaproteobacteria bacterium:
- a CDS encoding protease: MPRLSACLLVTAAVSVACGSDKDLFGRRNEPSTTPVAQVEPESPATPASTALDGKRTVASVIEQEDGNSYLVNQQALIESLGLGAYHRLGKHGKKVKVAVLDNGFSGLKYSLGKRLPPDTELVKSALDQMDSTTHGTKLAEIVYALATGKSRYDEDIDGPEIILMNTYGFSNFKQAVDEVIKRKIDIVLYAQVWQYFGNFDGRGFINTEVNRATKAGVLWINAAGNMGRSTYNSAVNINADGVSVTLPHEGRFVRFTVPKDQTRVAIALSWNDNRDTSNFATDQDLDLVLEDAYHNQLGVGRLRQSGPAGNKSDPLYSAYPRETVTTMVNAGTYLLRVEAISRNFKGASQLRLSIDGEGIVVLDTPSDNSVGIPADNATVLTVGASDVDYSGKMPAAAGTKAKPELQVISSEVKFSDGETHRGTSAASAIVAAGMAVFQGTYGKQSRAQVIDLMARGILATPATRQATTPSFKLGAPR; encoded by the coding sequence ATGCCTCGTTTGTCCGCATGTTTGCTCGTAACTGCTGCCGTTTCGGTGGCTTGTGGGTCGGACAAAGATCTGTTCGGCAGACGGAACGAACCGAGCACCACCCCAGTGGCTCAGGTTGAGCCGGAGTCGCCGGCGACACCAGCGTCGACAGCACTCGATGGGAAACGTACCGTCGCCTCCGTCATCGAGCAAGAGGACGGCAACTCGTACCTGGTGAACCAGCAAGCTCTGATCGAGTCGCTTGGCCTCGGGGCTTATCACCGCCTCGGTAAGCACGGCAAGAAGGTTAAAGTTGCTGTACTCGACAATGGCTTTTCTGGACTCAAATACAGCCTGGGGAAGCGATTACCCCCAGACACAGAGCTCGTCAAATCGGCTCTGGATCAAATGGACAGTACCACCCACGGGACTAAACTGGCCGAAATTGTTTATGCGCTAGCCACGGGTAAGAGTCGCTATGATGAAGACATTGACGGGCCAGAAATTATTCTCATGAATACCTACGGGTTTAGTAACTTCAAACAGGCCGTTGACGAGGTTATTAAGCGTAAGATTGATATCGTGCTCTACGCCCAGGTCTGGCAGTACTTTGGCAATTTCGACGGCCGCGGCTTCATTAATACCGAGGTGAACCGAGCTACCAAGGCCGGCGTCCTTTGGATCAATGCTGCTGGCAACATGGGGCGCTCGACCTATAATAGCGCGGTAAATATTAATGCCGACGGCGTCTCGGTGACGCTACCTCACGAGGGCCGGTTTGTGCGTTTCACGGTGCCCAAAGACCAGACGCGGGTGGCGATTGCCCTCAGCTGGAACGACAACCGCGATACCTCCAACTTTGCCACCGACCAGGATCTGGATCTCGTGCTGGAAGATGCTTATCACAATCAGCTTGGCGTCGGCCGCCTGCGCCAAAGCGGGCCAGCGGGTAATAAATCAGATCCGCTTTACTCGGCCTATCCGCGTGAGACCGTCACGACGATGGTCAACGCAGGGACCTATCTTCTGCGGGTCGAGGCCATCAGTCGTAACTTCAAGGGCGCATCGCAGCTGAGACTCAGTATCGACGGAGAGGGCATCGTCGTGCTTGATACCCCGAGCGACAATAGCGTTGGCATCCCGGCCGATAACGCCACCGTGCTTACCGTTGGGGCGAGTGATGTCGATTACAGCGGTAAGATGCCCGCAGCCGCTGGCACTAAGGCCAAACCTGAGTTGCAGGTGATCTCGTCTGAGGTCAAATTCTCCGACGGCGAAACCCACCGGGGTACTTCGGCGGCTTCCGCCATCGTTGCCGCTGGGATGGCTGTATTCCAGGGTACCTATGGCAAACAGAGCCGCGCCCAAGTGATCGACCTGATGGCGCGGGGTATTCTCGCCACACCGGCAACGCGGCAGGCTACCACGCCTAGTTTCAAGCTCGGAGCACCGCGTTAA
- a CDS encoding elongation factor G produces the protein MASTGKMEFVRNIGISAHIDSGKTTLTERILFYTGRIHKIQEVRGTTGDGATMDHMELEKERGITITSAATTVGWKDFAINIIDTPGHVDFTVEVERSLRVLDGAVLVLCGVSGVQSQSITVDRQMKRYRVPCLAFINKLDRQGANPYRVTGMLREKLGHNAVMMQIPIGLEGDHDGEIDLVKMKAFFFEGEKGERIREAPIPEEYLEKANEYRGIMLDKISMFSDEMTELMLEEKEIPEDMINKVVRHATIKRELTPVFMGSAYKNRGVQLLLDAVGRYLPSPTEVPNFGTDLDKGEKIEVLSDPKLPLVAMAFKISDDQYGQLTYTRIYQGTLKKGDTAYNPRLQKKQRIGRLVRMHSADKEEIDVASAGDIIAMVGVECASGDTYCDENINVAMESIFCPEPVIELALKPEKQDDLVKVSKALNRFMKEDPTFRVFVDPESNETIIKGMGELHLEIYVERIKREYKASVVVGQPKVNYREAPTLPANFDYKHKKQTGGSGQYAHVVGQLVPLSEDSEINFKFENNIVGGAIPKEFIPGCEKGFNESIVKGPLGGFQVIRTQINLNDGGFHPVDSSEMAFKIAARAAFKEAFLAAKPVLLEPIMRVEVETPSDFQGTVQGDLSSRRGLLLGSDMRDDYAVIIAEVPLSEMFGYSTDLRSATQGKANFSMEFAKYRPVPSSIQEQIVSKYREDQAKGNK, from the coding sequence ATGGCATCAACAGGTAAAATGGAATTTGTCCGTAACATCGGCATTTCAGCTCACATCGATTCGGGCAAGACGACGCTCACCGAGCGGATCCTCTTCTACACCGGCCGGATCCACAAGATTCAGGAAGTTCGTGGTACGACCGGCGACGGTGCGACCATGGACCACATGGAGCTTGAGAAGGAGCGGGGCATCACGATTACCTCCGCTGCGACGACCGTGGGCTGGAAAGACTTCGCAATCAACATCATCGACACCCCCGGGCACGTCGACTTTACGGTCGAAGTAGAGCGCTCGCTGCGTGTACTTGACGGTGCGGTTCTGGTACTTTGCGGTGTGTCGGGCGTTCAGTCGCAGTCGATCACAGTAGACCGCCAGATGAAGCGCTACCGCGTTCCTTGCTTGGCGTTCATCAACAAGCTTGACCGCCAAGGGGCCAACCCCTACCGCGTCACTGGCATGCTCCGTGAGAAGCTGGGCCACAATGCGGTCATGATGCAGATTCCTATCGGTCTCGAAGGCGATCACGATGGTGAAATCGACCTCGTCAAGATGAAGGCTTTCTTCTTCGAAGGCGAAAAGGGTGAGCGCATTCGCGAAGCTCCGATTCCTGAAGAATATTTGGAAAAGGCTAACGAATACCGCGGCATCATGCTCGACAAGATCTCGATGTTCTCCGATGAGATGACTGAACTCATGCTCGAAGAGAAAGAGATTCCCGAAGACATGATCAATAAAGTGGTGCGCCATGCGACTATTAAGCGTGAGTTGACCCCGGTATTTATGGGCTCGGCCTACAAAAACCGCGGCGTTCAGCTGCTTCTAGATGCAGTCGGCCGTTACCTGCCGAGTCCTACAGAAGTTCCAAACTTCGGTACCGACCTCGACAAAGGCGAGAAGATCGAAGTTTTGTCCGATCCCAAGCTACCGCTCGTGGCGATGGCATTCAAAATTTCTGACGACCAGTACGGCCAGCTGACCTACACACGGATTTACCAAGGGACGCTGAAGAAAGGCGACACTGCGTACAACCCGCGTCTGCAGAAGAAACAGCGGATCGGTCGCTTGGTGCGCATGCACTCAGCCGACAAAGAAGAGATCGATGTCGCATCGGCTGGTGACATTATTGCTATGGTCGGTGTCGAATGCGCGTCCGGTGACACCTATTGCGACGAAAACATCAACGTTGCGATGGAGTCTATCTTCTGCCCTGAGCCTGTGATCGAACTCGCTCTCAAGCCTGAGAAGCAAGACGACCTCGTTAAGGTTTCGAAAGCACTCAACCGCTTCATGAAGGAAGACCCAACCTTCCGCGTATTCGTCGACCCAGAGTCCAACGAGACCATCATCAAAGGGATGGGCGAGTTGCACCTTGAGATTTACGTCGAGCGCATCAAGCGTGAATACAAAGCGAGCGTAGTCGTTGGTCAGCCGAAGGTTAACTACCGCGAGGCACCAACCCTACCAGCTAACTTTGACTACAAACACAAGAAGCAGACCGGTGGTTCGGGCCAGTACGCACACGTTGTTGGTCAACTAGTGCCGCTGTCGGAAGACTCCGAGATCAACTTCAAGTTCGAGAACAACATCGTCGGTGGTGCGATTCCAAAAGAATTCATCCCTGGCTGTGAAAAAGGCTTCAACGAGTCGATCGTCAAAGGTCCTCTCGGTGGCTTCCAGGTAATCCGTACTCAGATCAACCTCAACGACGGTGGTTTCCACCCTGTTGACTCCTCCGAGATGGCGTTTAAGATTGCTGCTCGTGCAGCGTTCAAAGAGGCATTCCTCGCTGCTAAGCCGGTTCTACTAGAGCCGATCATGCGCGTCGAAGTTGAGACCCCAAGCGACTTCCAAGGTACGGTTCAGGGTGACCTGTCGTCCCGTCGTGGTCTGCTGCTCGGTAGCGACATGCGTGATGATTACGCCGTCATCATCGCCGAAGTGCCGCTGTCTGAGATGTTTGGTTACTCGACCGACCTCCGGTCGGCCACCCAGGGTAAAGCTAACTTCTCCATGGAGTTTGCAAAATACCGTCCGGTGCCATCGAGCATCCAGGAGCAGATCGTTTCCAAGTACCGGGAAGACCAGGCCAAAGGTAACAAGTAA
- a CDS encoding class I SAM-dependent methyltransferase yields the protein MCVKEPAINLEVIKPMDLVFEPKHKSTDPDPAQLPAHSKISFTAKLVAYCRLASDIPYASEVAERIGAQAVYEHMLGTTSLDPTALNWFDALLEARYKSLSAAVVRSGVSQVIEFASGVALRGLAMSRNTQLTYVETDLPDLSQEKVALSDAIRSTHGLPHPPNLHYRSCNIMSWDEIEAVLSLLDPSQSVAIIHEGLLPYLMPQEKEVVAAHVARILREFGGVWISPDFVTMDEAMGSFWRDSSLTGMTESITQQTGRSFEQGCFRTQADIDQLLDRHGLVGTSQLQVDGSFVLSCLKQRPLPNDQLHELTQRLTLMEIKLSRS from the coding sequence ATGTGTGTTAAGGAACCGGCCATCAATCTGGAGGTGATTAAGCCGATGGACCTAGTCTTCGAACCTAAGCACAAATCTACGGATCCGGATCCGGCGCAGCTACCGGCCCATAGCAAAATCAGCTTCACTGCTAAACTCGTTGCCTACTGTCGTCTAGCCTCCGATATTCCCTATGCAAGCGAAGTCGCTGAACGCATCGGCGCCCAAGCTGTCTACGAGCATATGCTCGGAACCACCTCTCTCGATCCCACTGCCCTTAATTGGTTCGATGCACTGCTCGAAGCCCGCTACAAGAGCCTCTCTGCGGCCGTCGTGCGCAGTGGAGTCAGTCAGGTAATCGAGTTTGCCAGTGGCGTTGCTCTCCGTGGCCTCGCGATGTCCCGCAATACTCAACTGACTTATGTGGAGACAGACCTGCCAGACCTGTCGCAGGAGAAGGTGGCGCTCAGCGACGCGATTCGCAGCACTCATGGCCTCCCGCATCCGCCAAACCTGCATTACCGCAGCTGTAACATCATGTCGTGGGACGAAATTGAAGCTGTCCTAAGTCTTCTGGATCCGAGTCAATCAGTCGCCATCATTCACGAAGGGCTCTTACCCTATCTGATGCCCCAGGAAAAAGAGGTTGTGGCAGCCCATGTAGCCCGGATCTTAAGGGAGTTTGGCGGCGTGTGGATTTCGCCCGATTTTGTCACAATGGACGAGGCTATGGGGAGTTTTTGGCGGGATAGCTCTCTGACTGGGATGACTGAGTCGATCACGCAGCAAACTGGGCGTAGTTTTGAACAGGGTTGCTTCAGGACCCAAGCCGACATTGATCAGCTACTTGACCGCCACGGTCTCGTAGGCACCTCACAGCTACAGGTGGACGGTAGCTTTGTGCTCAGCTGTCTTAAACAAAGACCATTGCCTAACGATCAGCTCCATGAACTAACGCAGCGTCTCACCCTGATGGAGATCAAACTCAGTCGTTCATAA
- a CDS encoding SDR family oxidoreductase — translation MATKKVLIIGATSGIGQKLAERLMDAHHHVALAARDHNRLEELAGRLETMALRITGDYNSIVNASVQAAENLGGLDGVVCCAGSLLLKPAHLTKEDELDAVLAANVKTAFATVAGAAKVMQSTGGSIVLFSSAAARIGLTNHEAIAAAKGAVSGLTLSAAATYAARGIRVNCIAPGLVDTPLTERITSSEVARKASLAMHALGRLGTADDIAAMAEFLLVGESTWITGQVIGVDGGLGSLRSRG, via the coding sequence ATGGCAACTAAAAAGGTGCTCATCATTGGTGCTACCAGCGGTATCGGGCAGAAGTTAGCTGAGCGCCTCATGGATGCCCATCACCATGTGGCTCTGGCGGCACGCGATCACAATCGCTTGGAAGAGCTAGCAGGACGCCTGGAGACGATGGCACTGCGCATCACTGGAGATTACAACAGTATCGTCAACGCAAGTGTACAGGCGGCAGAGAATCTGGGCGGTCTCGATGGCGTCGTATGCTGTGCGGGATCACTACTGCTAAAGCCAGCCCATCTCACCAAAGAGGACGAACTAGACGCCGTGCTGGCGGCCAACGTCAAGACGGCTTTCGCTACGGTGGCCGGCGCCGCGAAAGTGATGCAGAGCACGGGTGGATCGATCGTGCTATTTAGCTCAGCCGCAGCGAGGATTGGTCTGACAAATCATGAGGCCATCGCTGCGGCTAAGGGTGCTGTGTCGGGGCTTACCCTCTCGGCTGCTGCCACCTATGCTGCTAGAGGCATCCGCGTCAATTGCATCGCACCCGGACTGGTCGACACGCCGCTTACCGAGCGCATAACGAGCTCCGAGGTAGCCCGCAAAGCGTCGCTAGCCATGCACGCCCTGGGACGCCTCGGCACCGCTGATGATATTGCCGCGATGGCCGAGTTTCTGCTGGTAGGTGAGTCGACGTGGATCACTGGGCAAGTGATCGGGGTCGATGGTGGCCTGGGGAGCCTGCGCTCCCGCGGCTAG
- a CDS encoding glycosyltransferase → MVSTCSARVGGHRMLVWCSLMLTVVFVLIALANVLAAPRLSKSKKLSLGKQPFVSVLVPARNEAHQISACIGSLLANQYSDFEVIVGDDQSTDGTGAVVAAMINERAAALGPTLKLLTINQPPPLGWTGKARTCQELANQARGEILVFCDADVNAAPEALAGTVALLNGYRADTLSALPRQLGGSALVQALVAVVTQFSILISLPLMVIPRSKNPSLATGNGQWMAWRRSAYLEIGGHEAVRTSRIEDVALARLVKEQGLTLIVALATRELTVRMYESLAAARLGFRKNLFALLGDSWVAACASLVTTVALLLAPILALATGSLEAGVALLSLNLVLLLAQRLAFRTPWSALVRLPLGIVVAMVVLCESVVYSRRGVLVWKDRSLVVE, encoded by the coding sequence ATGGTGAGCACCTGTTCAGCGAGGGTAGGGGGCCATCGTATGTTAGTCTGGTGTAGTTTAATGCTAACCGTGGTTTTTGTACTGATTGCCTTAGCGAACGTACTGGCTGCACCTCGTTTATCAAAATCAAAAAAACTTTCCTTAGGCAAACAGCCTTTTGTTAGCGTTCTTGTTCCAGCCCGTAACGAGGCACACCAAATTAGCGCCTGCATCGGCTCATTACTGGCAAACCAGTATTCTGACTTTGAGGTAATCGTTGGCGACGACCAATCCACCGATGGGACTGGGGCAGTCGTTGCCGCCATGATCAATGAGCGCGCTGCCGCGCTCGGCCCGACACTCAAGTTGCTGACGATCAATCAGCCACCACCACTGGGTTGGACTGGCAAGGCTCGTACCTGTCAGGAGCTCGCGAACCAGGCTAGGGGAGAAATACTTGTATTCTGTGATGCGGACGTAAATGCCGCGCCGGAAGCACTTGCTGGAACGGTGGCGCTACTCAACGGATACCGTGCAGATACACTCAGTGCGCTCCCGCGGCAACTCGGTGGCAGCGCGTTGGTTCAGGCGCTGGTAGCCGTAGTGACACAGTTTTCCATCTTGATCTCGCTACCACTGATGGTGATTCCGAGGTCCAAAAATCCATCGCTTGCCACTGGCAATGGTCAATGGATGGCATGGCGCCGTTCGGCCTACCTTGAAATCGGTGGTCATGAAGCCGTCAGAACCTCGCGGATCGAAGATGTCGCGCTCGCTCGTTTAGTTAAAGAGCAAGGTTTGACGTTGATCGTGGCTTTGGCAACTCGCGAGCTCACGGTGCGGATGTATGAAAGTCTTGCAGCCGCTCGGCTAGGATTTCGTAAGAACTTGTTTGCCCTCCTGGGTGACTCGTGGGTCGCTGCGTGTGCATCCCTAGTGACAACTGTTGCTCTTTTGCTAGCTCCAATCTTGGCTCTTGCGACCGGCTCTCTAGAAGCTGGCGTCGCACTCTTGAGCCTTAATTTAGTTCTGTTGTTAGCCCAACGCCTAGCGTTCCGCACCCCCTGGTCGGCGCTGGTGCGCTTGCCACTTGGCATAGTCGTGGCTATGGTGGTTTTGTGTGAGTCGGTAGTCTATAGTCGGCGCGGCGTCTTGGTTTGGAAAGATCGGTCCTTGGTTGTTGAGTGA
- a CDS encoding carotenoid biosynthesis protein, translating into MAGQLQHYNSPTLNRVAKWVLIVSAVIALVSVFGFKFFTLNPELLARFDWAMALYPYSYKAFAQAQIFTGWLAAVLMLTSRVKWSWLGAFLAVYAISLFSEFSGTSWGLPFGHYEYTDLLGFKILDKVPWLIPMSWFFMGFAAYRLTIALLGPSAALTGFSATTSRLLLATGVLLLWDVTLDPAMSKTTPFWIWEQDGSYYGMPALNIFGWAVTGFAIMIAIDRLFGPVRAKQVPAQFFVGLYATNLILPLGLLAAVEAWIPLGLTIAMGWLLFRLGRWLGWHAIPRIKMRQDLSQTETHAPA; encoded by the coding sequence ATGGCTGGACAACTGCAACATTATAACAGTCCTACGCTAAACCGCGTGGCTAAGTGGGTCCTCATCGTATCGGCGGTGATTGCGTTGGTGTCGGTGTTCGGATTCAAGTTTTTTACTTTGAATCCGGAGTTACTTGCTCGTTTCGACTGGGCCATGGCTCTGTATCCCTATTCATATAAAGCCTTTGCGCAGGCACAAATATTCACCGGTTGGTTGGCTGCTGTGCTCATGCTGACATCACGCGTGAAGTGGTCGTGGCTTGGTGCTTTTTTGGCGGTCTATGCGATCTCGCTCTTCAGCGAATTTTCTGGGACTAGTTGGGGACTTCCCTTTGGTCACTATGAGTACACCGATCTCCTGGGCTTCAAGATTCTCGACAAAGTGCCATGGCTGATACCCATGAGCTGGTTTTTCATGGGCTTTGCTGCCTACCGACTGACCATTGCTCTGCTTGGCCCGAGCGCAGCGCTTACGGGGTTTTCTGCGACCACGAGTCGCCTGTTGCTAGCCACCGGCGTGCTCCTACTTTGGGATGTGACCCTAGACCCAGCCATGAGCAAGACGACTCCATTTTGGATTTGGGAACAGGATGGTAGCTACTATGGCATGCCGGCGCTGAATATTTTTGGCTGGGCAGTGACCGGTTTCGCCATCATGATCGCGATCGACAGGCTCTTTGGTCCGGTGCGGGCTAAACAGGTACCGGCTCAGTTTTTCGTCGGGCTTTATGCCACAAACCTTATTCTACCACTGGGACTTCTTGCAGCAGTGGAAGCCTGGATTCCCCTAGGTCTAACGATTGCCATGGGATGGCTCCTCTTTAGGCTGGGACGCTGGCTGGGATGGCATGCCATCCCTCGCATCAAAATGCGTCAAGACCTGTCTCAGACGGAGACCCATGCACCAGCGTGA
- the pyrE gene encoding orotate phosphoribosyltransferase, whose protein sequence is MVQDRYIEWLLRSGALRFGEFKTKSGRLSPYFFNTGCFDSGQSLGGITELYAEVIAERFGSKVENLFGPAYKGIPLAVMTSYHLSRNLGRDISYTFNRKEAKDHGEGGTLVGRLYCGGERVVLVEDVVTGGTSFREMRPILESSKVEVVGIVVGVDRQERGTDERAALLQVAEDWRVPTASLVTVSEVVSRLHNREILGRVWIDDVIKARIDDYLATYGGRLK, encoded by the coding sequence ATGGTTCAGGACCGCTATATCGAGTGGCTGCTACGTTCTGGGGCGCTGAGGTTCGGTGAGTTTAAGACCAAATCTGGTCGGCTATCGCCTTACTTTTTCAACACAGGCTGCTTTGACTCGGGCCAAAGCCTCGGTGGGATTACCGAGTTATACGCAGAGGTGATCGCTGAGCGTTTTGGTAGCAAGGTAGAGAACTTATTTGGGCCCGCCTACAAGGGGATTCCCTTGGCGGTGATGACCTCCTATCACTTGAGTCGCAACTTAGGCAGGGATATTTCCTACACATTTAATCGTAAGGAAGCCAAGGATCACGGTGAGGGGGGGACACTAGTCGGACGCCTCTACTGCGGTGGCGAGCGTGTAGTCTTGGTTGAAGATGTTGTTACCGGTGGCACAAGCTTTAGAGAGATGCGGCCCATCCTCGAATCTAGTAAGGTCGAGGTGGTCGGCATCGTCGTCGGCGTCGATCGTCAGGAGCGTGGCACGGACGAGCGTGCGGCATTACTGCAAGTAGCCGAAGACTGGCGGGTGCCTACGGCGAGTTTAGTGACAGTGAGTGAAGTAGTGAGTCGCCTCCACAACCGAGAGATTTTGGGGCGCGTGTGGATTGATGACGTGATTAAGGCCCGTATCGACGATTACCTAGCCACATACGGCGGTCGTCTCAAATAA
- a CDS encoding tetratricopeptide repeat protein: MSTCRRVILVLMLLCSGSAAVAMDESPLQKEAEAAFDRADYAKAVADYEQMVNSGVINGHLYYNLGMAYYRLGKRGDAVAAFLAARRYLPRDPDTAANLKHALSDVRDKLEPEVPSSVAARFAFWIDSFTPKELAWMLAVIAAVWGAGTTAAFVWSRFSNLRLYFAFAALLPLVLLWGFSVKLDENDRWGAVNQPKVKVYSGPGTLNKVVFELQEGAPALVTEIAAGGYYRIQLSDGKKGWISGNDLKVFGKL, from the coding sequence ATGAGCACATGCAGACGGGTCATCTTAGTTCTGATGTTGTTATGTTCTGGATCTGCGGCGGTCGCAATGGATGAGTCTCCTCTGCAAAAGGAGGCCGAAGCGGCCTTTGATCGCGCTGACTACGCCAAGGCCGTTGCGGATTACGAGCAAATGGTCAACTCAGGTGTCATCAACGGCCATCTCTACTACAACCTGGGCATGGCCTATTACCGCCTCGGGAAACGCGGCGACGCCGTGGCCGCTTTTCTCGCCGCGCGCCGTTATTTGCCGCGCGATCCCGATACAGCCGCAAATCTGAAACATGCCTTGAGTGATGTCAGGGACAAACTTGAACCCGAGGTTCCGTCCTCTGTCGCGGCTAGATTTGCATTCTGGATCGATAGTTTCACCCCGAAGGAGTTAGCTTGGATGCTAGCGGTCATTGCAGCTGTCTGGGGTGCAGGTACGACCGCAGCATTTGTCTGGTCACGCTTCAGTAATTTACGTTTGTACTTTGCTTTCGCCGCTCTGCTACCCCTAGTTTTACTTTGGGGGTTCAGCGTCAAGCTTGATGAAAACGACCGCTGGGGAGCTGTTAATCAGCCAAAGGTTAAAGTCTATTCCGGCCCTGGCACCCTTAACAAGGTCGTCTTCGAACTACAAGAAGGCGCTCCCGCGCTAGTCACCGAAATTGCCGCGGGAGGTTATTACCGTATCCAACTCTCTGATGGTAAGAAGGGGTGGATTTCTGGTAATGATCTTAAAGTTTTTGGCAAACTTTGA
- a CDS encoding protein BatD — protein sequence MPKLVSTILVLVALLGARLGYAGSITADLTPTDGTMDDTFVLTLQIEGRDRSDPVIPNVDGLQFLQRGVHQATAIINGQTTEQLQLTVLVVPDKPGDYTIPSIAATIDGQKVATVPLKLKVRPAGAQSQAQARAQQPARGGTNAAQGQPGGETAGVFLERDCGITGPVYIGQQILCTIRLYHPNNLNGGQRLSQSSADFRRFNLEGEKRYQKVVNGQRYSVIELRELVVPTKSGQLDVPPFSIEARVLVWNKQNNPLDKFFDKFGGGVFNFDLNYTEERSVTVTTPAQTLQVKPLPEQGKPPGFNGLVGLFQLESSLSKNHIAAGDTVTITITLQGYGLTDTLGDLAPGLDKFGKIYPDKPEYTEQVTAENGIASKKVYKYALVPTKPGTYDLGSVELPSFNPKLNQYVAIRTDLGQLIVDAAQAESQGQPQVATALPVNKEEVKELGSDLLGFHRHVDLTAQQTITSADKIMLGVLGGLPTSSALGAFIFFLYTNRKKDAEAARRSQAYRVYKLAIPKAQAELQTGNISAALSEGHRLLRTYLGDRLSLQGGALTARDVDFATTRLGATPEIKDVMMNLVSEFDRLEFGGQVPSPERAREMLDSLDQVVKGLEKA from the coding sequence ACCTCACACCAACTGATGGGACCATGGACGACACTTTTGTCCTGACGCTGCAAATCGAGGGCCGTGATCGTAGCGACCCTGTGATACCTAACGTCGATGGCCTGCAGTTCTTGCAGCGTGGTGTGCATCAGGCTACCGCTATAATCAATGGCCAAACTACAGAGCAGCTGCAACTCACGGTGCTTGTGGTTCCCGATAAGCCTGGTGATTATACAATCCCGAGCATCGCCGCAACGATCGACGGGCAAAAGGTGGCCACCGTGCCACTCAAGCTGAAAGTTAGGCCGGCCGGAGCCCAGTCACAAGCTCAGGCGCGAGCGCAACAACCGGCTCGAGGTGGGACCAATGCTGCTCAGGGCCAACCTGGGGGTGAGACGGCCGGCGTGTTTTTAGAGCGCGACTGCGGGATCACCGGTCCCGTCTATATCGGGCAGCAGATTCTTTGTACCATTCGCCTCTATCACCCCAATAACTTGAATGGTGGCCAACGCCTCAGTCAATCGTCAGCAGATTTCCGTCGCTTCAATCTCGAAGGGGAAAAACGCTACCAAAAGGTAGTGAACGGTCAACGCTACTCAGTGATCGAGCTGCGTGAGCTAGTCGTCCCCACTAAGTCTGGACAACTCGATGTTCCGCCGTTCTCAATAGAGGCTCGCGTGCTTGTGTGGAACAAACAAAATAATCCTCTCGATAAGTTCTTCGATAAATTCGGCGGCGGTGTTTTCAACTTTGATCTCAATTATACGGAAGAGCGTAGTGTCACCGTCACGACACCTGCACAGACCTTGCAGGTTAAACCGCTGCCTGAACAGGGTAAGCCGCCCGGGTTTAATGGGCTTGTTGGTCTATTTCAGCTGGAATCAAGCCTCAGTAAAAATCACATAGCCGCTGGCGATACAGTTACCATAACCATAACCCTCCAAGGTTACGGATTGACCGATACTCTGGGTGATTTAGCGCCTGGCCTCGATAAATTTGGCAAAATCTACCCCGACAAGCCGGAGTACACCGAGCAGGTCACCGCCGAAAACGGGATCGCTTCGAAGAAAGTTTATAAGTACGCCCTGGTCCCTACCAAACCGGGAACCTACGATCTGGGGTCCGTGGAACTTCCCTCCTTCAACCCTAAGCTCAATCAATATGTAGCCATCCGCACTGATCTTGGGCAACTGATCGTCGATGCAGCCCAGGCAGAGAGTCAGGGGCAGCCTCAAGTCGCGACTGCTTTACCTGTCAATAAAGAAGAAGTGAAAGAACTCGGCAGTGATCTCCTTGGATTTCACCGCCACGTAGATCTGACGGCGCAACAAACCATAACCAGTGCGGACAAAATTATGCTGGGCGTACTAGGAGGCCTACCAACCTCTTCAGCATTAGGCGCTTTCATATTTTTCCTTTATACAAACAGAAAGAAAGACGCCGAAGCTGCTCGTCGTTCGCAGGCCTACCGCGTTTACAAACTAGCCATACCGAAGGCTCAAGCAGAACTCCAGACCGGCAATATTTCCGCGGCACTATCCGAGGGCCACCGATTACTGCGTACCTATCTCGGTGACCGGCTATCCTTGCAAGGCGGAGCGCTGACCGCTCGTGATGTCGATTTCGCCACCACGCGCTTGGGCGCAACGCCAGAGATTAAGGATGTGATGATGAATCTGGTCAGCGAATTTGATCGCCTGGAATTCGGTGGTCAGGTTCCCAGTCCAGAGCGCGCTCGGGAGATGCTCGACTCTTTAGATCAAGTCGTGAAAGGGTTAGAAAAAGCATGA